CCCGTCGACCACGTTGCCACCGCGGATGATCAGGTCGTGTGCAGCCATGTTCGCTCCCCAAGGTTCAGTTCTCCCATGATGACAGTGATGGGCGCCGCCGCCCAGACGACCCGACCCACTGCGGTAGTTTGTCCCCCATGACCGATCCGTCGCCCCCGACCGATCCGCAGGAGCAGTGGCAAGCGGACTACGACGCCGCTCGACTCCGCGAGGTGCCCTTCGAGACGATGTCGGGCGTGCCGCTCGACGGCGTGTACGGCGAGGCACCCCTGCCCGGGCAATACCCCTACACACGCGGTCTCCACGCCGCCGGCTACCGGTCGCGGCTCTGGACCATGCGGATGTTCGCCGGGTTCGGCACCGCGGAGGACACCAACCTCCGCTTCAAGGAACTGCTGCGGGCCGGTGGCACCGGGCTGTCGACCGCCTTCGACATGCCCACCCTCATGGGCCGCGACTCCGACTCGCCGTGGGCCCTCGGCGAGGTCGGTCGGGCCGGCGTGGCCGTCGACACCCTGGCCGACATGGAGGACCTCTTCGCCGACATCGACCTCGCCGGTGTCTCCACCTCGATGACCATCAACGGGCCCGCGGCGACCCTGCTGGCGATGTATGTCGCCGTCGGTGAGAAGACCGGTGTGGCCCGCGCCGATCTCGCCGGCACCCTCCAGAACGACATCCTGAAGGAGTACCAGGCCCAGAAGGAATACATCTATCCGCCGCGACCGTCGATGCGCATCGTCACCGACACCGTGAGGTTCGCCACCGCCGAGATGCCGAAATGGCACCCGATCTCGATCTCCGGCTACCACATCCGCGAGGCCGGATCGACCGCCGCCCAGGAGCTCGCCTTCACCCTCGTCAACGGGTTCGCCTATGTGGAAGCGGCGATGGCGGCCGGGGAGAACATCGACGAGTTCGGACGGCGTCTGTCGTTCTTCTTCAACAGCCACAGCGACTTCTTCGAGGAGATCGGGAAGTTCCGGGCCGCTCGCCGCATCTGGGCCCGCTGGATGAAGGAGCGTTACGGCGCCACCGACGAGCGGGCCATGATGTGTCGCTTCCACACCCAGACGGCCGGCGTGTCGCTCACCGCCCAACAGCCCGAGATCAACATCGCCCGGGTGGCCACCCAGGCCCTGGCCGCCGCCCTCGGCGGCACCCAGAGCCTGCACAGCGACAGCTTCGACGAGGCGCTCGCCCTCCCCACTGAGAAGGCCGCCCGCATCGCGTTGCGCACCCAGCAGCTGATCGCCCACGAGACCGGGGTGACCAATGTCGTCGATCCGCTCGGCGGCGCGCCGTTCGTCGAATGGATGACCGACGAGATGGAGCGCCAGGCCGAGGCGGTGTTCTCCCATCTCGACGATCTCGGCAACGGTTCGATCCTCGAAGGGGTCTACGCGGGCATCGACAACGGCTACTTCGTCGGGGAGATCGCCGACGCGGCCTACCGCTTCGAACGCGAGGTCAACGCCCAACGTCGCATCGTCGTCGGGGTCAACGCCTTCACCGACGGCGGCGAGGACACCGACCCGAACCTGCTGCGGATCGACCATGCGA
This region of Acidimicrobiales bacterium genomic DNA includes:
- a CDS encoding methylmalonyl-CoA mutase family protein; translated protein: MTDPSPPTDPQEQWQADYDAARLREVPFETMSGVPLDGVYGEAPLPGQYPYTRGLHAAGYRSRLWTMRMFAGFGTAEDTNLRFKELLRAGGTGLSTAFDMPTLMGRDSDSPWALGEVGRAGVAVDTLADMEDLFADIDLAGVSTSMTINGPAATLLAMYVAVGEKTGVARADLAGTLQNDILKEYQAQKEYIYPPRPSMRIVTDTVRFATAEMPKWHPISISGYHIREAGSTAAQELAFTLVNGFAYVEAAMAAGENIDEFGRRLSFFFNSHSDFFEEIGKFRAARRIWARWMKERYGATDERAMMCRFHTQTAGVSLTAQQPEINIARVATQALAAALGGTQSLHSDSFDEALALPTEKAARIALRTQQLIAHETGVTNVVDPLGGAPFVEWMTDEMERQAEAVFSHLDDLGNGSILEGVYAGIDNGYFVGEIADAAYRFEREVNAQRRIVVGVNAFTDGGEDTDPNLLRIDHATEEYQRKRLDKVKRERSQEAVDAALAQVTADADDPTVNLMPSIIDAVKAYATEEEIAMAMESVFGTYVETAIV